One window from the genome of Hippopotamus amphibius kiboko isolate mHipAmp2 chromosome 13, mHipAmp2.hap2, whole genome shotgun sequence encodes:
- the NKTR gene encoding NK-tumor recognition protein isoform X1, with translation MGAQDRPQCHFDIEINREPVGRIMFQLFSDICPKTCKNFLCLCSGEKGLGKTTGKKLCYKGSTFHRVVKNFMIQGGDFSEGNGKGGESIYGGYFKDENFILKHDRAFLLSMANRGKHTNGSQFFITTKPAPHLDGVHVVFGLVISGFEVIEQIENLKTDAASRPYADVRVIDCGVLATKSTKDVFEKKRKKPTHSEVSDSSSNSSSSSESSSESEIEHERSRRRKHKRRPKVKHSKKRRKEASSSEEPRNKHIISPKGHSERSDANEKKSIDSNTKREKPVVRPEEIPPVPENRFLLRRDMPLVTVEPEPKIPDVTPIVSDQKPSVSKSGRKIKGRGTIRYHTPPRSRSCSESDDDDSSETPPHWKEEMQRLRAYRPPSGEKWSKGDKLSDPCSSRWDERSLSQRSRSWSYNGYYSDLSTARHSDGHHKKRRKEKKVKHKKKAKKQKHCRRHKQTKKRRIIVPSDIESLKSSTRRVKSSCDRERRSRSSSLSSHHSSKRAWSESDKGDQSSSTRSSRDSCRSESHSRSYSRGSSRSRTPSKSSSHSRSRSKSRSSSKSGHQRTASKSPRTASQLSENKSVKTEPLRATVTQNENVVVQPVVAENIPVIPLSDSPPPSRWKPGQKPWKPSYERIQEMKAKTTHLLPIQSTYSLANIKETGSSSSYHKREKNSESDRSTYSKYSDRSSESSPRSRSRSSRSRSYSRSYTRSRSLASSHSRSRSPSSRSHSRSKYSDRSRCSRSSSYSSVSSDDGRRAKRKFRSSGKKNNTSNKRHSSSSEKTLRNKYVKGRDKSSCHRKYSESRSSLDYSSDSEQSSVRVTQSAQEKEKQVQMEMNNKQEKNRDEEKSKPERECPHSKKRTLKENLPDHFRNGSKPKRKNYAGSKWDSESNSEQDITKNSKNNSRPSSDKEEGEATSDSESDLGDVHIKAKPTTKSSADTLLPDGNGAWKSSKQRSSTSDSEGFYSNSENTRGKPHKHKHSSKEHLKREHTKKAKEKLKGKKDKKHKAPKRKQAFHWQPPLEFGEEEEEEINEKQVTQEAKEKKQVSENSETIKDNIPQTEKPCEDGSLSDKHNPITVSSDIDQPTKDDSKLSVSPAALNTEENVVSSPPNIQSIEESLPSGVEDMLQTDDNMEICTPDRSSPAKAEGASPVGNSRLDTPDVSIVLKQDMPTEHPEAELGKQESSMSESKTVGDVGKQDSSSASLASAVESTVKREVAEKSQTSLVDNKWKPLQGVGNLAAPPTTLGAVDVKALTTVPEMKPQGLRIEIKSKNKVRPGSLFDEVRKTARLNRRPRNQESSSDEQTPSRDGDSHSRSPSRSRSKSETKSRHRTRSVSYSHSRSRSRSSTSSYRSRSYSRSRSRGWYSRGRTRSRSSSYRSYKSHRMSSRSRSRSSSYDPHSRSSRSYTYDSYYSRSRSRSRSQRSDSYHRGRSYNRRSRSCRSYGSDSDSDRSYSHHRSPSESSRYS, from the exons TACCACAAAACCTGCTCCACACCTGGATGG GGTGCATGTTGTCTTTGGACTAGTTATTTCCGGTTTTGAAGTGATCGAACAAATTGAAAATCTGAAAACTGATGCTGCAAGTAGACCTTATGCAGATGTTCGAGTTATTGACTGCGGGGTGCTTGCCACAAAGTCAACAAAAGATG tttttgAGAAAAAACGGAAGAAACCAACTCATTCAGAAGTCTCGGATTCCTCTTCcaattcctcttcctcttcagaaTCATCCTCAGAGAGTGAAATTGAACATGAGAGAAGCAGAAGAAGGAAACATAAGAGGAGGCCAAAAGTGAAACATTCTAAAAAGAGACGAAAGGAAGCAAGCAGTTCAGAAGAGCCAAGGAATAAACATATAATAAGCCCAAAAGG TCACTCTGAGAGGAGTGATGCCAATGAAAAAAAGTCTATCGATTCAAACACTAAAAGGGAAAAGCCTGTGGTCCGCCCAGAAGAGATCCCTCCAGTGCCCGAGAACCGATTTTTATTGAGAAGAGATATGCCTCTTGTCACAGTGGAGCCTGAACC GAAGATTCCTGATGTTACACCCATTGTAAGTGATCAGAAACCATCTGTATCAAAGTCTGGACGGAAGATTAAAGGAAGGGGCACAATT cGCTATCACACACCTCCAAGATCCAGATCCTGTTCTGAATCAGATGATGATGATAGCAGTGAAACTCCTCCTCActggaaagaagaaatgcagagatTAAGAGCATATAGACCACCTAGTGGAGAAAAATGGAGTAAAGGAGATAA GTTAAGTGACCCCTGTTCAAGCCGATGGGATGAAAGAAGCTTGTCCCAGAGATCTCGATCATGGTCCTATAATGGATATTATTCAGATCTAAGTACAGCAAGACACTCTGATGGTCACCATAAAAAacgcagaaaagagaaaaaggttaAGCataaaaagaaagctaaaaagCAGAAACATTGCAGAAGGCACAAACAGACAAAGAAGAGAAGGATTATTGTACCGTCTGACATAGAATCCTTAAAATCTTCCACCCGACGGGTGAAGTCCTCATGTGATAGAGAAAGGAGATCTCGCTCTTCCTCCTTGTCATCTCATCACTCGTCCAAGAGGGCCTGGTCTGAGTCGGACAAGGGTGACCAGAGCTCTTCAACCCGTTCCAGCAGGGACTCCTGTAGGTCAGAATCTCACTCGCGGTCTTATTCGAGAGGAAGCTCAAGATCGAGGACTCCATCAAAATCCTCATCACATTCTCGAAGTAGATCAAAGTCCAGATCTAGTTCTAAGTCAGGGCACCAAAGAACAGCATCAAAATCACCAAGAACAGCCTCTcagttaagtgaaaataaatctgTTAAAACAGAACCTTTAAGAGCAACAGtgacacaaaatgaaaatgttgtaGTACAGCCAGTGGTGGCGGAAAATATTCCTGTAATACCACTGAGTGACAGCCCCCCTCCTTCAAGGTGGAAGCCTGGGCAGAAGCCCTGGAAGCCCTCTTATGAACGAATCCAGGAAATGAAAGCTAAAACAACCCATTTGCTGCCCATCCAAAGCACTTATAGTTTAGCAAATATTAAAGAGACTGGTAGTTCATCATCCTaccataaaagagagaaaaattcagaaagtgATCGGAGCACTTATTCAAAATACAGTGATAGAAGTTCAGAAAGTTCACCAAGGTCAAGGAGCAGATCTTCTAGGAGTAGATCTTATTCCAGATCATACACAAGGTCTCGAAGTTTAGCTAGTTCACATTCAAGGTCTAGGTCTCCCTCCTCTAGATCTCATTCACGTAGTAAGTATAGTGACCGCTCACGGTGTAGTAGATCATCTTCATACTCTTCTGTTAGCAGTGATGATGGAAGACGAGCCAAGAGAAAATTTAGATCCAGTGGGAAGAAGAATAACACCTCAAATAAAAGGCACAGCAGCAGCTCTGAAAAGACGCTTCGTAATAAATATGTCAAAGGCAGAGACAAGTCTTCATGTCATAGAAAGTACAGTGAAAGCAGGTCATCTTTAGATTATTCTTCAGACAGTGAACAGTCAAGTGTTCGGGTTACACAGTCAgcccaggaaaaagagaagcaagtccaaatggaaatgaataataaacaagagaaaaacagagatgaagagaaatcTAAGCCTGAACGGGAATGCCCACATtcaaaaaaaagaactttgaaagAAAATCTTCCTGATCACTTTAGAAATGGCAGTAAGCCCAAAAGGAAGAATTATGCTGGCAGTAAATGGGACTCTGAGTCAAATTCTGAACAAGATATaactaaaaacagtaaaaataattctCGTCCGTCTTCTGATAAGGAGGAAGGTGAAGCCACTTCAGATTCTGAGTCAGATTTGGGTGACGTTCATATCAAAGCCAAACCCACCACTAAGTCTTCAGCAGATACTTTACTGCCTGATGGTAATGGTGCCTGGAAATCAAGCAAACAGCGGTCATCAACCTCTGATTCTGAGGGTTTCTATTCCAATTCAGAAAATACTAGAGGGAAGCCACACAAGCATAAACACAGCTCAAAGGAGCATCTTAAAAGGGAACACACCAAAAAAGCGAAAGAgaaattgaaagggaaaaaagataaaaagcacaAGGCTCCAAAACGAAAACAAGCATTTCACTGGCAGCCTCCACTAGAATTtggtgaagaggaggaggaggagattaaTGAAAAGCAAGTTACTCAggaggcaaaagagaaaaaacaagtttCTGAAAACAGTGAAACCATAAAAGATAATATTCCCCAAACTGAGAAGCCCTGTGAAGATGGCAGCCTTTCAGATAAACATAATCCAATAACGGTCTCATCAGATATTGATCAGCCTACTAAAGATGATAGTAAACTCAGTGTTTCTCCCGCAGCTTTAAACACTGAGGAAAATGTAGTCAGTTCTCCCCCGAACATTCAGTCTATTGAAGAGAGCCTCCCGAGCGGAGTGGAGGACATGCTTCAAACAGATGACAACATGGAGATCTGCACTCCTGATAGGAGTTCCCCAGCAAAGGCCGAGGGGGCTTCCCCTGTAGGAAATTCAAGGCTTGACACCCCGGATGTAAGCATTGTTCTAAAGCAGGATATGCCAACAGAGCATCCTGAGGCAGAGTTGGGAAAACAGGAAAGCAGCATGTCAGAAAGCAAAACGGTGGGCGAtgtgggaaaacaggacagcagCTCTGCCAGCTTGGCCAGTGCTGTAGAAAGCACTGTGAAGAGGGAGGTGGCTGAGAAAAGCCAGACCAGCCTCGTGGATAATAAATGGAAGCCCCTGCAAGGTGTGGGGAACCTGGCAGCACCACCTACCACATTGGGTGCTGTGGATGTTAAGGCATTGACTACTGTGCCTGAAATGAAACCACAAGGCTTGAGAatagaaattaaaagcaaaaataaagtacGACCTGGATCTCTCTTTGATGAAGTAAGGAAGACAGCACGCTTAAACCGGAGGCCAAGAAATCAGGAGAGTTCAAGTGATGAGCAGACACCTAGTCGGGATGGTGACAGCCATTCCAGGAGTCCAAGTAGATCTCGAAGTAAATCTGAGACCAAATCAAGACACAGAACAAGGTCTGTCTCCTACAGTCACTCAAGAAGTCGATCGAGAAGTTCCACATCATCTTATCG ATCAAGAAGCTACTCTAGAAGTCGGAGCAGAGGGTGGTACAGCAGAGGCCGCACAAGAAGCCGGAGTAGTTCCTACCGCAGTTACAAAAGTCATAG GATGTCCAGCAGGAGCAGATCCAGGAGCAGCTCGTATGATCCCCACAGTCGGTCCAG CAGGTCCTACACTTATGATAGCTACTATAGTAGGAGTCGGAGCCGAAGCAGAAGCCAGAGGAGCGACAGTTATCACCGAGGCAGAAGCTACAACAGGCGGTCCAG GAGTTGTAGATCTTATGGCTCTGACAGTGACAGTGACCGAAGTTACTCTCATCACCGGAGTCCCAGTGAAAGCAGCAGATATAGTTGA
- the NKTR gene encoding NK-tumor recognition protein isoform X2, translating into MGAQDRPQCHFDIEINREPVGRIMFQLFSDICPKTCKNFLCLCSGEKGLGKTTGKKLCYKGSTFHRVVKNFMIQGGDFSEGNGKGGESIYGGYFKDENFILKHDRAFLLSMANRGKHTNGSQFFITTKPAPHLDGVHVVFGLVISGFEVIEQIENLKTDAASRPYADVRVIDCGVLATKSTKDVFEKKRKKPTHSEVSDSSSNSSSSSESSSESEIEHERSRRRKHKRRPKVKHSKKRRKEASSSEEPRNKHIISPKGHSERSDANEKKSIDSNTKREKPVVRPEEIPPVPENRFLLRRDMPLVTVEPEPKIPDVTPIVSDQKPSVSKSGRKIKGRGTIRYHTPPRSRSCSESDDDDSSETPPHWKEEMQRLRAYRPPSGEKWSKGDKLSDPCSSRWDERSLSQRSRSWSYNGYYSDLSTARHSDGHHKKRRKEKKVKHKKKAKKQKHCRRHKQTKKRRIIVPSDIESLKSSTRRVKSSCDRERRSRSSSLSSHHSSKRAWSESDKGDQSSSTRSSRDSCRSESHSRSYSRGSSRSRTPSKSSSHSRSRSKSRSSSKSGHQRTASKSPRTASQLSENKSVKTEPLRATVTQNENVVVQPVVAENIPVIPLSDSPPPSRWKPGQKPWKPSYERIQEMKAKTTHLLPIQSTYSLANIKETGSSSSYHKREKNSESDRSTYSKYSDRSSESSPRSRSRSSRSRSYSRSYTRSRSLASSHSRSRSPSSRSHSRSKYSDRSRCSRSSSYSSVSSDDGRRAKRKFRSSGKKNNTSNKRHSSSSEKTLRNKYVKGRDKSSCHRKYSESRSSLDYSSDSEQSSVRVTQSAQEKEKQVQMEMNNKQEKNRDEEKSKPERECPHSKKRTLKENLPDHFRNGSKPKRKNYAGSKWDSESNSEQDITKNSKNNSRPSSDKEEGEATSDSESDLGDVHIKAKPTTKSSADTLLPDGNGAWKSSKQRSSTSDSEGFYSNSENTRGKPHKHKHSSKEHLKREHTKKAKEKLKGKKDKKHKAPKRKQAFHWQPPLEFGEEEEEEINEKQVTQEAKEKKQVSENSETIKDNIPQTEKPCEDGSLSDKHNPITVSSDIDQPTKDDSKLSVSPAALNTEENVVSSPPNIQSIEESLPSGVEDMLQTDDNMEICTPDRSSPAKAEGASPVGNSRLDTPDVSIVLKQDMPTEHPEAELGKQESSMSESKTVGDVGKQDSSSASLASAVESTVKREVAEKSQTSLVDNKWKPLQGVGNLAAPPTTLGAVDVKALTTVPEMKPQGLRIEIKSKNKVRPGSLFDEVRKTARLNRRPRNQESSSDEQTPSRDGDSHSRSPSRSRSKSETKSRHRTRSVSYSHSRSRSRSSTSSYRSRSYSRSRSRGWYSRGRTRSRSSSYRSYKSHRMSSRSRSRSSSYDPHSRSRSYTYDSYYSRSRSRSRSQRSDSYHRGRSYNRRSRSCRSYGSDSDSDRSYSHHRSPSESSRYS; encoded by the exons TACCACAAAACCTGCTCCACACCTGGATGG GGTGCATGTTGTCTTTGGACTAGTTATTTCCGGTTTTGAAGTGATCGAACAAATTGAAAATCTGAAAACTGATGCTGCAAGTAGACCTTATGCAGATGTTCGAGTTATTGACTGCGGGGTGCTTGCCACAAAGTCAACAAAAGATG tttttgAGAAAAAACGGAAGAAACCAACTCATTCAGAAGTCTCGGATTCCTCTTCcaattcctcttcctcttcagaaTCATCCTCAGAGAGTGAAATTGAACATGAGAGAAGCAGAAGAAGGAAACATAAGAGGAGGCCAAAAGTGAAACATTCTAAAAAGAGACGAAAGGAAGCAAGCAGTTCAGAAGAGCCAAGGAATAAACATATAATAAGCCCAAAAGG TCACTCTGAGAGGAGTGATGCCAATGAAAAAAAGTCTATCGATTCAAACACTAAAAGGGAAAAGCCTGTGGTCCGCCCAGAAGAGATCCCTCCAGTGCCCGAGAACCGATTTTTATTGAGAAGAGATATGCCTCTTGTCACAGTGGAGCCTGAACC GAAGATTCCTGATGTTACACCCATTGTAAGTGATCAGAAACCATCTGTATCAAAGTCTGGACGGAAGATTAAAGGAAGGGGCACAATT cGCTATCACACACCTCCAAGATCCAGATCCTGTTCTGAATCAGATGATGATGATAGCAGTGAAACTCCTCCTCActggaaagaagaaatgcagagatTAAGAGCATATAGACCACCTAGTGGAGAAAAATGGAGTAAAGGAGATAA GTTAAGTGACCCCTGTTCAAGCCGATGGGATGAAAGAAGCTTGTCCCAGAGATCTCGATCATGGTCCTATAATGGATATTATTCAGATCTAAGTACAGCAAGACACTCTGATGGTCACCATAAAAAacgcagaaaagagaaaaaggttaAGCataaaaagaaagctaaaaagCAGAAACATTGCAGAAGGCACAAACAGACAAAGAAGAGAAGGATTATTGTACCGTCTGACATAGAATCCTTAAAATCTTCCACCCGACGGGTGAAGTCCTCATGTGATAGAGAAAGGAGATCTCGCTCTTCCTCCTTGTCATCTCATCACTCGTCCAAGAGGGCCTGGTCTGAGTCGGACAAGGGTGACCAGAGCTCTTCAACCCGTTCCAGCAGGGACTCCTGTAGGTCAGAATCTCACTCGCGGTCTTATTCGAGAGGAAGCTCAAGATCGAGGACTCCATCAAAATCCTCATCACATTCTCGAAGTAGATCAAAGTCCAGATCTAGTTCTAAGTCAGGGCACCAAAGAACAGCATCAAAATCACCAAGAACAGCCTCTcagttaagtgaaaataaatctgTTAAAACAGAACCTTTAAGAGCAACAGtgacacaaaatgaaaatgttgtaGTACAGCCAGTGGTGGCGGAAAATATTCCTGTAATACCACTGAGTGACAGCCCCCCTCCTTCAAGGTGGAAGCCTGGGCAGAAGCCCTGGAAGCCCTCTTATGAACGAATCCAGGAAATGAAAGCTAAAACAACCCATTTGCTGCCCATCCAAAGCACTTATAGTTTAGCAAATATTAAAGAGACTGGTAGTTCATCATCCTaccataaaagagagaaaaattcagaaagtgATCGGAGCACTTATTCAAAATACAGTGATAGAAGTTCAGAAAGTTCACCAAGGTCAAGGAGCAGATCTTCTAGGAGTAGATCTTATTCCAGATCATACACAAGGTCTCGAAGTTTAGCTAGTTCACATTCAAGGTCTAGGTCTCCCTCCTCTAGATCTCATTCACGTAGTAAGTATAGTGACCGCTCACGGTGTAGTAGATCATCTTCATACTCTTCTGTTAGCAGTGATGATGGAAGACGAGCCAAGAGAAAATTTAGATCCAGTGGGAAGAAGAATAACACCTCAAATAAAAGGCACAGCAGCAGCTCTGAAAAGACGCTTCGTAATAAATATGTCAAAGGCAGAGACAAGTCTTCATGTCATAGAAAGTACAGTGAAAGCAGGTCATCTTTAGATTATTCTTCAGACAGTGAACAGTCAAGTGTTCGGGTTACACAGTCAgcccaggaaaaagagaagcaagtccaaatggaaatgaataataaacaagagaaaaacagagatgaagagaaatcTAAGCCTGAACGGGAATGCCCACATtcaaaaaaaagaactttgaaagAAAATCTTCCTGATCACTTTAGAAATGGCAGTAAGCCCAAAAGGAAGAATTATGCTGGCAGTAAATGGGACTCTGAGTCAAATTCTGAACAAGATATaactaaaaacagtaaaaataattctCGTCCGTCTTCTGATAAGGAGGAAGGTGAAGCCACTTCAGATTCTGAGTCAGATTTGGGTGACGTTCATATCAAAGCCAAACCCACCACTAAGTCTTCAGCAGATACTTTACTGCCTGATGGTAATGGTGCCTGGAAATCAAGCAAACAGCGGTCATCAACCTCTGATTCTGAGGGTTTCTATTCCAATTCAGAAAATACTAGAGGGAAGCCACACAAGCATAAACACAGCTCAAAGGAGCATCTTAAAAGGGAACACACCAAAAAAGCGAAAGAgaaattgaaagggaaaaaagataaaaagcacaAGGCTCCAAAACGAAAACAAGCATTTCACTGGCAGCCTCCACTAGAATTtggtgaagaggaggaggaggagattaaTGAAAAGCAAGTTACTCAggaggcaaaagagaaaaaacaagtttCTGAAAACAGTGAAACCATAAAAGATAATATTCCCCAAACTGAGAAGCCCTGTGAAGATGGCAGCCTTTCAGATAAACATAATCCAATAACGGTCTCATCAGATATTGATCAGCCTACTAAAGATGATAGTAAACTCAGTGTTTCTCCCGCAGCTTTAAACACTGAGGAAAATGTAGTCAGTTCTCCCCCGAACATTCAGTCTATTGAAGAGAGCCTCCCGAGCGGAGTGGAGGACATGCTTCAAACAGATGACAACATGGAGATCTGCACTCCTGATAGGAGTTCCCCAGCAAAGGCCGAGGGGGCTTCCCCTGTAGGAAATTCAAGGCTTGACACCCCGGATGTAAGCATTGTTCTAAAGCAGGATATGCCAACAGAGCATCCTGAGGCAGAGTTGGGAAAACAGGAAAGCAGCATGTCAGAAAGCAAAACGGTGGGCGAtgtgggaaaacaggacagcagCTCTGCCAGCTTGGCCAGTGCTGTAGAAAGCACTGTGAAGAGGGAGGTGGCTGAGAAAAGCCAGACCAGCCTCGTGGATAATAAATGGAAGCCCCTGCAAGGTGTGGGGAACCTGGCAGCACCACCTACCACATTGGGTGCTGTGGATGTTAAGGCATTGACTACTGTGCCTGAAATGAAACCACAAGGCTTGAGAatagaaattaaaagcaaaaataaagtacGACCTGGATCTCTCTTTGATGAAGTAAGGAAGACAGCACGCTTAAACCGGAGGCCAAGAAATCAGGAGAGTTCAAGTGATGAGCAGACACCTAGTCGGGATGGTGACAGCCATTCCAGGAGTCCAAGTAGATCTCGAAGTAAATCTGAGACCAAATCAAGACACAGAACAAGGTCTGTCTCCTACAGTCACTCAAGAAGTCGATCGAGAAGTTCCACATCATCTTATCG ATCAAGAAGCTACTCTAGAAGTCGGAGCAGAGGGTGGTACAGCAGAGGCCGCACAAGAAGCCGGAGTAGTTCCTACCGCAGTTACAAAAGTCATAG GATGTCCAGCAGGAGCAGATCCAGGAGCAGCTCGTATGATCCCCACAGTCGGTCCAG GTCCTACACTTATGATAGCTACTATAGTAGGAGTCGGAGCCGAAGCAGAAGCCAGAGGAGCGACAGTTATCACCGAGGCAGAAGCTACAACAGGCGGTCCAG GAGTTGTAGATCTTATGGCTCTGACAGTGACAGTGACCGAAGTTACTCTCATCACCGGAGTCCCAGTGAAAGCAGCAGATATAGTTGA